A genomic segment from Streptomyces sp. TLI_235 encodes:
- a CDS encoding K+-transporting ATPase ATPase C chain translates to MPTILRTHLTALRMLLVMTVILGLAYPLLVTGIAQAAFPAKANGSIVKSDGKEVGSGLLGQNFDLPKKTSSDSKTGDDPNEQARPDPKWFQPRPSAYAYDPRSSGASNLGPNSEDLLKAVQERRAAIAAFDGVDPASVPVDAVTASGSGLDPHISVAYAKEQVARVAKARGIPADTLNRLIDQHTDGRSLGFLGQNGVNVVQLNKAVSEAK, encoded by the coding sequence ATGCCCACCATTCTGCGCACCCACCTGACCGCGCTGCGGATGCTGCTGGTGATGACCGTCATCCTCGGCCTCGCCTACCCGCTGCTGGTCACCGGCATCGCCCAGGCCGCCTTCCCCGCGAAGGCGAACGGCTCGATCGTGAAGTCCGACGGCAAGGAGGTCGGTTCCGGCCTGCTCGGCCAGAACTTCGACCTGCCGAAGAAGACCTCTTCGGATTCAAAAACGGGCGACGACCCGAACGAGCAGGCCCGGCCGGACCCGAAGTGGTTCCAGCCCCGCCCCTCGGCCTACGCCTACGACCCGAGGAGCTCCGGCGCGTCCAACCTCGGCCCGAACAGCGAGGACCTGCTGAAGGCCGTCCAGGAGCGCCGCGCCGCGATCGCCGCCTTCGACGGCGTCGACCCGGCGAGCGTCCCGGTCGACGCGGTCACCGCCTCCGGCTCCGGCCTCGACCCGCACATCTCCGTGGCCTACGCCAAGGAGCAGGTCGCCCGGGTGGCCAAGGCCCGCGGCATCCCCGCCGACACGCTGAACCGGCTGATCGACCAGCACACCGACGGTCGCTCGCTCGGCTTCCTCGGCCAGAACGGCGTCAACGTCGTCCAGCTCAACAAGGCTGTGAGCGAAGCAAAGTGA
- a CDS encoding flavin-dependent amine oxidoreductase, producing MENPVIEGTAGDRARWQTCRQLARELLLVGPDDKDLKLRYLDVLIKDGIPETDEPKDVLIIGAGIAGLVAGKLLKDAGHNVTILEANASRVGGRIKTFRSTDDTADGPFRDPEQYAEAGAMRLPGFHPLTLALVDSLGLRRQLFYNVDVDPDTGNQNAPAPPVVYESFEPGKVWKYGADSPDFREPVKRFNSWIRTNRVQARRKDYTADPSCVNEGFHLTGDEVRITAADMVNQALEPVRDYYSVIRDGKRVNKPFAEWLDGWARVIRDFDGYSMGRFLREYAGFSDEAIEAIGTIENMTSRLHLAFFHTFLGRSDINPNATYWEIEGGSWKLPDALAEELREELRMGRRMVRMEYWDPRRDGGGARSVGPVGPQVAVETVPEDDPEAEPTVWKGDFAIVTVPFSALRFVQVTPPFSYKKRRAITETHYDQATKVLLEFSRRWWEFTEADWKVELDSIAPGLYEYYQRAGEDDAEAALAAAQNGHRPPRNLPEMLLGAHASVDERRISQAQREVYRHTPLLRASVRPATNCFGGGSTTDNPNRFMYYPSHPVPGADGGGVVLASYSWSDDAVRWDSMEDDERYVYALRNLQSVHGRRIEVFYPGYGKTQSWLRDPYAFGEAAVYTPHQMTSFHLDVVKPEGPVHFAGEHASLKHAWIEGAVETAVRAAIAVHEAPPPPAPAEPEVRPEVQLGRESRQEALRG from the coding sequence ATGGAGAACCCTGTCATCGAAGGCACAGCTGGCGACCGCGCCCGCTGGCAGACCTGCCGCCAGCTGGCGCGCGAGCTGCTGCTGGTCGGTCCGGACGACAAGGACCTGAAGCTCCGCTACCTCGATGTTCTGATCAAGGACGGCATCCCGGAGACCGACGAGCCCAAGGACGTGCTGATCATCGGCGCGGGCATCGCGGGCCTGGTCGCCGGCAAGCTGCTCAAGGACGCCGGACACAACGTCACCATTCTGGAGGCCAACGCCAGCCGGGTGGGCGGGCGGATCAAGACCTTCCGGTCCACCGACGACACGGCCGACGGACCGTTCCGCGACCCGGAGCAGTACGCGGAGGCCGGGGCCATGCGGTTGCCCGGCTTCCACCCGCTCACCCTCGCGCTGGTCGACAGCCTCGGCCTGCGCCGGCAGCTGTTCTACAACGTCGACGTCGATCCGGACACCGGAAACCAGAACGCACCCGCCCCGCCGGTGGTCTACGAGTCGTTCGAGCCCGGCAAGGTCTGGAAGTACGGCGCGGACAGCCCGGACTTCCGCGAACCGGTCAAGCGCTTCAACTCCTGGATCCGCACCAACCGGGTCCAGGCCCGCCGCAAGGACTACACCGCCGATCCGAGCTGCGTCAACGAGGGCTTCCACCTCACCGGAGACGAGGTGCGGATCACCGCCGCCGACATGGTCAACCAAGCCCTGGAGCCGGTCCGCGACTACTACTCGGTCATCAGGGACGGCAAGCGGGTGAACAAGCCGTTCGCCGAGTGGCTGGACGGCTGGGCCCGGGTGATCCGCGACTTCGACGGCTACTCGATGGGCCGCTTCCTGCGCGAGTACGCGGGCTTCAGCGACGAGGCGATCGAGGCGATCGGCACGATCGAGAACATGACCTCGCGGCTGCACCTGGCCTTCTTCCACACCTTCCTGGGCCGCAGCGACATCAACCCGAACGCCACGTACTGGGAGATCGAGGGCGGCAGCTGGAAGCTGCCCGACGCGCTCGCCGAGGAGCTCCGGGAGGAACTGCGGATGGGCCGGCGCATGGTCCGGATGGAGTACTGGGACCCGCGCCGGGACGGCGGGGGAGCCCGGAGCGTCGGCCCGGTCGGGCCGCAGGTCGCCGTCGAGACCGTCCCCGAGGACGACCCGGAGGCCGAACCCACCGTCTGGAAGGGCGACTTCGCGATCGTCACGGTCCCGTTCTCCGCCCTGCGGTTCGTCCAGGTGACGCCGCCGTTCTCCTACAAGAAGCGCCGGGCGATCACCGAGACCCACTACGACCAGGCCACCAAGGTGCTGCTGGAGTTCTCCCGCCGGTGGTGGGAGTTCACCGAGGCGGACTGGAAGGTCGAACTCGACTCCATCGCACCCGGCCTGTACGAGTACTACCAGCGGGCGGGCGAGGACGACGCCGAGGCGGCCCTGGCCGCCGCCCAGAACGGCCACCGTCCCCCGCGGAACCTGCCCGAGATGCTGCTCGGCGCGCACGCGAGCGTGGACGAGCGCCGGATCAGCCAGGCCCAGCGGGAGGTGTACCGGCACACCCCGCTGCTCCGGGCCAGCGTGCGCCCCGCCACCAACTGCTTCGGCGGCGGCTCGACCACCGACAACCCGAACCGCTTCATGTACTACCCCTCGCACCCGGTGCCCGGCGCCGACGGCGGCGGGGTGGTGCTGGCCAGCTACAGCTGGTCGGACGACGCGGTGCGCTGGGACTCGATGGAGGACGACGAGCGGTACGTCTACGCGCTGCGCAACCTCCAGTCGGTGCACGGCCGGCGGATCGAGGTGTTCTACCCCGGCTACGGGAAGACCCAGAGCTGGCTGCGCGACCCGTACGCCTTCGGCGAGGCGGCGGTGTACACCCCGCACCAGATGACCAGCTTCCACCTCGACGTGGTCAAACCGGAGGGCCCGGTGCACTTCGCCGGCGAGCACGCCTCGCTGAAGCACGCCTGGATCGAGGGCGCGGTGGAGACCGCCGTCCGGGCGGCCATCGCCGTGCACGAGGCGCCACCGCCGCCGGCCCCGGCGGAACCGGAGGTCCGGCCCGAGGTCCAGCTCGGGCGGGAGAGCCGACAGGAGGCCCTGCGCGGATGA
- a CDS encoding beta-glucosidase → MPNRLDLPSDFRWGASTAAYQIEGAVAEDGRGPSVWDVFAARPGAVRDGHTGAVACDHYHRYPEDIALMQGLGLDGYRFSIAWPRVQPTGAGPVNPAGLDFYDRLVDALLESGITPLPTLFHWDLPQALEDVGGWLDRDTAYRLAEYTAVVVDRLGDRVPTWITLNEPFVHMVYGYALGIHAPGRALMLDALPAAHHQLLGHGLAAAVLRERGLGVMIANNLTPVWSAGPDPADAAAATAYDALHNRLFTDPLLLGHYPDLSAFGLTEDLGGVVRPGDLKLIAGPGLDGLGVNYYNPTRIAAPTDPGLPFSEAPIEGVPRTAFDWPVVPDGLRELLVGLRDRYGAALPPITITENGCSVADEPAPDGTVRDPDRISYLAGHLDALAAAVAEGVDVRGYYTWSLLDNYEWAEGFHQRFGLVHVDFETQVRTPKTSYAWYRELIAAHRAVRNRSTTP, encoded by the coding sequence GTGCCGAACCGACTCGACCTCCCGTCCGACTTCCGCTGGGGAGCCTCCACCGCGGCGTACCAGATCGAGGGAGCGGTGGCGGAGGACGGGCGCGGGCCGTCCGTCTGGGACGTGTTCGCCGCTCGCCCCGGCGCCGTCCGGGACGGCCACACCGGGGCGGTGGCCTGCGACCACTACCACCGCTACCCGGAGGACATCGCCCTGATGCAGGGCCTCGGCCTCGACGGCTACCGGTTCTCCATCGCCTGGCCGCGCGTCCAGCCCACCGGCGCCGGTCCGGTCAACCCCGCAGGGCTGGACTTCTACGACCGCCTCGTCGACGCCCTGCTGGAGTCCGGCATCACCCCGCTGCCCACCCTTTTCCACTGGGACCTCCCGCAGGCCCTGGAAGACGTGGGTGGCTGGCTGGACCGCGACACCGCGTACCGCCTCGCCGAGTACACCGCGGTGGTCGTGGACCGCCTCGGCGACCGGGTGCCCACCTGGATCACCCTCAACGAGCCCTTCGTGCACATGGTCTACGGCTACGCCCTCGGCATCCACGCCCCCGGCCGCGCGCTGATGCTCGACGCCCTGCCGGCCGCCCACCACCAGCTGCTGGGCCACGGGCTGGCCGCCGCGGTGCTGCGCGAGCGCGGCCTGGGAGTGATGATCGCGAACAACCTCACCCCGGTGTGGTCCGCCGGCCCCGACCCGGCGGACGCGGCGGCCGCCACCGCCTACGACGCCCTGCACAACCGGCTGTTCACCGACCCGCTGCTGCTCGGGCACTACCCCGACCTGTCGGCGTTCGGCCTCACCGAGGACCTCGGCGGTGTGGTCCGCCCAGGCGACCTGAAGCTCATCGCAGGCCCCGGGCTCGACGGACTCGGCGTCAACTACTACAACCCCACCCGCATCGCCGCCCCCACCGACCCCGGCCTCCCCTTCAGCGAGGCCCCGATCGAAGGCGTCCCCCGCACGGCCTTCGACTGGCCCGTCGTCCCCGACGGCCTCCGCGAACTGCTCGTCGGCCTCCGCGACCGCTACGGCGCCGCACTCCCGCCCATCACCATCACCGAGAACGGCTGCTCCGTCGCCGACGAACCCGCCCCCGACGGCACCGTCCGCGACCCCGACCGGATCAGCTACCTCGCCGGCCACCTCGACGCCCTCGCCGCCGCAGTCGCCGAAGGCGTCGACGTCCGCGGCTACTACACCTGGTCCCTCCTCGACAACTACGAGTGGGCGGAAGGGTTCCACCAGCGCTTCGGCCTGGTGCACGTGGACTTCGAGACGCAGGTGCGCACCCCGAAGACGTCGTACGCGTGGTACCGCGAGCTGATTGCTGCTCATCGAGCCGTCCGGAACCGCAGCACGACCCCGTAG
- a CDS encoding two-component system sensor histidine kinase KdpD, translating into MSRDLTPGTGVRRGQLRVYLGSAPGVGKTYRMLDEAHRRLDRGAEVVVGFIECHGRRHTENLLQGLELVPRLTRSYRGADFQEMDLDAILARRPQVALVDELAHTNIPGGRHAKRWQDVEELLAAGIDVITTVNVQHLESLNDVVQKITGIPQRETVPDEVVRRADQIELVDMAPQALRRRMAHGNVYKAEKVDAALSNYFRVGNLTALRELALLWVAGRVDEGLRDYRATHNIDRVWETRERVVVALTGGPEGETIIRRAARIADRTAGGELLAVHVTRSDGLAGASPGALAEQRQLVETLGGSYHVVVGDDIPSSLLAFARAHDATQLVLGTSRRGRLNRFLTGPGNGQTIVDLSEDIDVHMVTHEFTGRGRLPTLGRRHSRRRTVAGYAAGLLLPVLLTMVLSQLTGTLNLTTEALIFQLGVVAVALLGGATSALLASLVASLLLNYYFIPPVHTFTIGEPNNVIALVVFAVVALTVSTVVDHATRLTARAARATAEAETLSTLAGSVLRGADAVPALLDKTRTAFGMDSVALLDRASGEALARSDADGDTPAADRVVTEVPVGTDTLLILAGRQLPAADQRVLAAFTAHVAAALERDRLATVAAEIEPIKAADRMRTALLAAVSHDLRTPLAAAMAAVGSLRSPEVEFAPEDQAELLDMADESLVKLTRLVDNLLDMSRLQAGALTLHLEPAGLDDVLRGAVDSLARPDAAVQPLDLDTVPAVLADPPLLERVLANVITNALRYNAPGAPVLVAASHHQDRVEIRVIDRGPGIRPEDRGRVFVPFQRLGDADNTTGVGLGLALSRGLAEAMGGSLDVEDTPGGGTTMLLTLPAATVPAETVPADPVPTGGGETE; encoded by the coding sequence ATGTCCCGTGACCTCACCCCCGGCACCGGTGTCCGCCGAGGGCAACTGAGGGTCTACCTCGGATCGGCCCCCGGCGTCGGCAAGACGTACCGGATGCTGGACGAGGCGCACAGACGGCTCGACCGGGGCGCGGAGGTGGTCGTGGGCTTCATCGAGTGCCACGGCCGACGGCACACCGAGAACCTGCTCCAGGGCCTGGAACTCGTCCCCCGGCTGACCCGCAGCTACCGGGGCGCCGACTTCCAGGAGATGGACCTCGACGCGATCCTCGCCCGCCGCCCGCAGGTCGCCCTGGTCGACGAGCTGGCGCACACCAACATCCCCGGCGGACGGCACGCCAAACGCTGGCAGGACGTCGAGGAACTCCTCGCCGCCGGCATCGACGTGATCACCACGGTCAACGTGCAGCACCTCGAGTCGCTGAACGACGTCGTCCAGAAGATCACCGGAATCCCGCAGCGCGAGACCGTCCCGGACGAGGTCGTCCGCCGCGCCGACCAGATCGAACTGGTGGACATGGCCCCGCAGGCGCTTCGCCGCCGCATGGCGCACGGCAACGTCTACAAGGCGGAGAAGGTGGACGCCGCGCTCTCCAACTACTTCCGGGTCGGCAACCTCACCGCGCTGCGCGAACTCGCCCTGCTGTGGGTCGCCGGACGGGTCGACGAAGGCCTGCGCGACTACCGCGCCACCCACAACATCGACCGCGTCTGGGAGACCCGCGAACGCGTCGTCGTCGCACTCACCGGCGGTCCCGAGGGCGAGACGATCATCCGGCGGGCCGCCCGGATCGCCGACCGCACCGCCGGCGGCGAACTGCTCGCCGTCCACGTCACCCGCAGCGACGGCCTGGCCGGCGCGTCCCCCGGGGCACTGGCCGAGCAGCGGCAGCTGGTGGAGACCCTCGGCGGCAGCTACCACGTCGTCGTCGGCGACGACATCCCCAGCTCCCTGCTGGCCTTCGCCCGCGCCCACGACGCCACCCAGCTCGTCCTCGGCACCAGCCGACGCGGCCGGCTCAACCGCTTCCTGACCGGGCCCGGCAACGGCCAGACCATCGTCGACCTCTCCGAGGACATCGACGTCCACATGGTCACCCACGAGTTCACCGGACGCGGCCGCCTCCCCACCCTCGGACGGCGGCACTCCCGGCGGCGGACGGTCGCGGGCTACGCCGCGGGCCTGCTGCTCCCCGTCCTGCTCACCATGGTCCTCTCCCAGCTCACGGGGACCCTGAACCTCACCACCGAGGCGCTGATCTTCCAGCTCGGCGTCGTCGCGGTCGCCCTGCTCGGCGGCGCCACCTCCGCCCTGCTGGCCTCGCTGGTCGCCTCCCTGCTGCTCAACTACTACTTCATCCCACCCGTCCACACCTTCACCATCGGCGAACCCAACAACGTCATCGCCCTGGTGGTCTTCGCCGTCGTCGCACTCACCGTCTCCACCGTCGTCGACCACGCCACCAGGCTCACCGCCCGCGCAGCCCGCGCCACCGCCGAGGCCGAGACGCTCTCCACCCTCGCCGGCAGTGTGCTGCGCGGCGCCGACGCCGTACCCGCCCTGCTGGACAAGACCCGTACGGCGTTCGGCATGGACTCCGTCGCGCTGCTCGACCGGGCGAGCGGCGAGGCCCTCGCGCGCAGCGACGCCGACGGCGACACCCCGGCCGCGGACCGGGTGGTCACCGAAGTCCCGGTCGGCACCGACACCCTGCTGATCCTGGCCGGACGCCAGCTGCCCGCCGCCGACCAGCGCGTGCTCGCCGCGTTCACCGCGCACGTCGCCGCCGCGCTGGAACGCGACCGGCTCGCCACCGTCGCCGCCGAGATCGAACCGATCAAGGCCGCCGACAGGATGCGCACCGCGCTCCTCGCCGCCGTCAGCCACGACCTGCGCACCCCGCTGGCCGCCGCCATGGCCGCCGTCGGATCGCTGCGCAGTCCCGAGGTCGAGTTCGCCCCCGAGGACCAGGCCGAACTCCTCGACATGGCGGACGAGTCCCTGGTCAAGCTGACCCGGCTGGTGGACAACCTGCTCGACATGAGCCGCCTTCAGGCCGGCGCCCTCACCCTCCACCTGGAACCCGCCGGCCTCGACGACGTGCTGCGGGGCGCCGTGGACTCCCTCGCCAGGCCGGACGCCGCCGTCCAGCCCCTGGACCTGGACACCGTTCCCGCGGTGCTCGCCGACCCGCCGCTGCTCGAACGCGTCCTGGCCAACGTCATCACCAACGCCCTGCGCTACAACGCCCCGGGCGCACCGGTCCTGGTCGCCGCCAGCCACCACCAGGACCGGGTCGAGATCCGCGTGATCGACCGCGGCCCCGGTATCCGGCCCGAGGACCGCGGCCGCGTCTTCGTGCCCTTCCAGCGCCTCGGCGACGCCGACAACACCACCGGCGTCGGCCTCGGCCTCGCCCTCTCCCGCGGCCTCGCCGAGGCCATGGGCGGCTCCCTCGACGTCGAGGACACCCCCGGCGGCGGCACCACCATGCTGCTCACCCTCCCCGCGGCGACGGTCCCGGCCGAGACCGTCCCGGCGGATCCGGTCCCGACGGGCGGAGGCGAGACGGAATGA
- a CDS encoding indolepyruvate decarboxylase, with translation MSGDGEWTVARYLATRLEQLGIRHLFGVPGDFLGPFLTIMQATTAVRWIGTPTEMGGGYAADAYARVRAADAAPDDREQGVGAVAVTYGVGAFSLLNSIGGAYVEDVPLIAINAAPSYEQWLNHQAVGLLTSHMSSRRESNLEVYRQVTVDAQVLSNPGLAPSQIDSAITACLTERKPVYLEVMEDLWHAPCEPPQGELRAHERPFTRRNEEMLEKAVTAAVELIGKFGTPIVWAGEELVRQRLENELLDFVRTTRMQFCTTVGAKSVVSERHPLFAGVYNGRASLPEIRTTFKNAGCRIGLGTWSTSKNLGGEQSIGDDWIVAARDGVSVGAGYFPDVRLGRFITALRDALAGRTFPADHFALAHAAGLDVPASTAEFLDSLSTDRYPPELTYDSFFQHINFFLEHQATGGDPQAPSPFTVVSDAAFALLGSMNLRITERAGFLAQNSWLSIGYSVGAATGVALGRQQPMKRPLVFVGDGSFQEICQELSTHVRHHLRPVVFVLDNEGFYGIEQMLVSPCYYKEKPSNGADFYNVLHPWRYEKLAEVFGTDKDRMHGYELTTHTELDSLLLDIADPGNDLNHAPILARVRLSRHDYPKALQYKIDEKCT, from the coding sequence ATGAGCGGCGACGGCGAATGGACGGTGGCCCGCTACCTGGCCACCAGGCTTGAACAGTTGGGCATCCGGCACCTGTTCGGGGTACCCGGGGACTTTCTCGGACCGTTCCTGACGATCATGCAGGCCACCACAGCCGTGCGCTGGATCGGCACCCCGACCGAGATGGGCGGCGGCTACGCCGCGGATGCCTACGCCAGGGTGCGGGCCGCCGACGCCGCCCCGGACGATCGCGAACAGGGCGTCGGAGCCGTTGCGGTGACCTACGGGGTGGGCGCGTTCAGCCTCCTCAACAGCATCGGCGGCGCCTACGTCGAGGACGTACCACTGATCGCGATCAACGCGGCGCCGTCCTACGAACAGTGGCTCAACCACCAGGCGGTCGGCCTGCTCACCTCGCACATGAGCTCGCGCCGGGAGAGCAACCTGGAGGTCTACCGGCAGGTCACGGTGGACGCACAGGTGCTCTCCAATCCGGGACTCGCACCCTCGCAGATCGACAGCGCGATCACCGCGTGCCTGACCGAGCGCAAGCCGGTCTACCTGGAGGTCATGGAGGACCTCTGGCACGCACCGTGCGAGCCTCCGCAGGGCGAACTCCGTGCCCACGAGCGGCCGTTCACTCGACGGAACGAGGAGATGCTGGAGAAGGCCGTCACGGCAGCGGTGGAGCTGATCGGGAAATTCGGCACACCGATCGTCTGGGCCGGCGAGGAACTGGTCCGCCAGCGGCTGGAGAACGAGCTGCTGGACTTCGTCCGGACCACCCGGATGCAGTTCTGCACCACGGTCGGCGCGAAGTCCGTGGTGTCCGAACGGCACCCGCTGTTCGCCGGCGTCTACAACGGCAGGGCGAGCCTGCCGGAGATCCGGACGACCTTCAAGAACGCCGGGTGCCGGATCGGCCTGGGGACCTGGTCCACCTCCAAGAACCTCGGCGGCGAGCAGTCGATCGGCGACGACTGGATCGTGGCGGCACGCGACGGCGTCAGCGTCGGTGCCGGATACTTCCCCGATGTCCGACTCGGCCGGTTCATCACGGCGTTGCGCGACGCGCTGGCGGGACGGACATTCCCGGCCGATCACTTCGCGCTGGCGCACGCGGCTGGCCTGGACGTCCCGGCCAGCACGGCCGAGTTCCTGGACTCGCTGAGCACCGACCGCTACCCGCCCGAGCTGACCTACGACAGCTTCTTCCAGCACATCAACTTCTTCCTGGAGCACCAGGCCACCGGCGGGGACCCACAGGCCCCCTCGCCGTTCACGGTGGTCTCGGACGCGGCGTTCGCGCTGCTGGGCTCGATGAACCTGCGGATCACCGAGCGGGCCGGGTTCCTGGCGCAGAACAGCTGGCTGTCCATCGGCTACTCCGTCGGCGCGGCCACAGGCGTGGCGCTGGGACGACAGCAACCGATGAAGCGCCCGCTCGTCTTCGTCGGGGACGGCTCGTTCCAGGAGATCTGCCAGGAGCTGTCCACCCACGTGCGTCACCATCTGAGGCCGGTGGTCTTCGTTCTGGACAACGAGGGCTTCTACGGCATCGAGCAGATGCTGGTCAGCCCCTGCTACTACAAGGAGAAGCCGTCCAACGGGGCCGACTTCTACAACGTGCTGCACCCGTGGCGCTACGAGAAGCTGGCCGAGGTCTTCGGCACGGACAAGGACCGGATGCACGGGTACGAGCTCACCACCCACACCGAGCTCGACTCGCTGCTGCTGGACATCGCCGATCCCGGCAACGACCTCAACCACGCGCCGATCCTGGCCCGCGTCCGGCTCAGCCGGCACGACTACCCGAAGGCGCTCCAGTACAAGATCGACGAGAAGTGCACGTAG
- a CDS encoding DDE superfamily endonuclease, with translation MLFELTDALLCTDGPVKTLVDLSLAAEHRRGHGAMYAALDRGWLEPTRLRRTLAALPIPRLAEGRIALAVDISNWLRPDAPTSDDRLFCHVYARRRGADQMIPGWPHSFVAALESGRTSWTGLLDAVRLGPADDVLFWLLPPTAWRDGGPGGQP, from the coding sequence GTGCTCTTCGAGCTCACCGACGCGCTGCTGTGCACGGACGGGCCGGTCAAGACGCTGGTGGACTTGTCGTTGGCGGCAGAGCACCGGCGCGGGCACGGGGCGATGTACGCCGCGCTGGACCGGGGCTGGCTCGAGCCGACCCGGCTGCGACGCACACTGGCCGCCCTGCCGATCCCACGCCTCGCCGAGGGGCGCATCGCCCTGGCCGTGGACATCTCCAACTGGCTCCGACCCGACGCCCCCACCAGTGACGACCGCCTGTTCTGCCACGTCTACGCACGCCGCCGCGGCGCCGATCAGATGATCCCCGGCTGGCCCCACTCCTTCGTCGCCGCCCTGGAATCCGGCCGCACCTCCTGGACCGGCCTGCTGGACGCGGTCCGGCTGGGACCGGCCGACGACGTCCTGTTCTGGCTGCTGCCACCGACCGCGTGGCGGGACGGCGGACCGGGCGGGCAGCCCTGA